In Vitis vinifera cultivar Pinot Noir 40024 chromosome 11, ASM3070453v1, a genomic segment contains:
- the LOC100265590 gene encoding small ribosomal subunit protein eS12 isoform X2 translates to MSGDEAVVVEAAAAPPLGETLDLMTALQLVLRKSLAHGGLVRGLHEGAKVIEKHAAQLCVLAEDCNQPDYIKLVKALCADHNVSLISVPSAKTLGEWAGLCKIDSEGKARKVVGCSCVVVKDYGEETPGLHIVQEHVKSN, encoded by the exons ATGTCTGG AGATGAAGCTGTTGTGGTTGAGGCTGCTGCTGCCCCTCCTCTAGGTGAGACCTTGGACCTCATGACAGCCTTGCAGCTTGTCCTGAGGAAATCATTGGCTCATGGTGGACTTGTACGAGGCCTCCATGAAGGTGCTAAGGTGATTGAGAAACATGCTGCCCAGCTCTGTGTATTGGCAGAGGACTGCAACCAGCCTGACTATATTAAACTTGTCAAAGCGCTTTGTGCTGACCATAATGTCAGCCTTATATCAGTGCCTAGTGCTAAAACTCTTGGTGAATGGGCTGGT CTGTGCAAAATTGATTCTGAAGGGAAAGCAAGGAAGGTGGTCGGTTGTTCTTGTGTTGTTGTGAAG GATTATGGGGAAGAAACTCCAGGTCTTCATATAGTCCAGGAGCATGTGAAGTCCAATTGA
- the LOC100243282 gene encoding uncharacterized protein LOC100243282 gives MHTPKQSQIQILIQSPDLPIATRALTLNPNSTLRNLKLSLLPPQTLDSFFFTLHGKALHDSSTLQKSGINPLSTLVLRFRLPGGGGDGGATGAESRDCYLNMYAVKKPDKVDPNEQRLSKWTTCSLSFEPLRHPCVVDRLGNVFNKEALVEGLLGKKLPKAFGHIRGLKDMVPIELSVIPGLESDNGGVSAGARYQCPITGLEFNGKYRFFALKTCGHVLSAKALKEVKSSACLVCHEGFKEEDKIPINGSEEEVAALRERMEEERAKLREKKAKKVKNGEVGVNGDEDVYLDSRLSGKKHGIDAKAVGRVDAKMEKNGKAVNGGVVVKGEISGVKRLKAAQVPPNATKEVYASIFTSSRKSEFKETYMCRSLPLGRN, from the coding sequence ATGCATACTCCAAAGCAATCGCAAATCCAAATCTTGATCCAGTCCCCTGATCTTCCAATTGCGACCCGtgccctaaccctaaaccctaactcCACCCTTCGTAACCTCAAGCTTTCTCTCCTTCCGCCCCAAACCCTAGACTCATTCTTCTTCACCCTCCATGGAAAAGCGCTCCATGATTCGTCCACCCTCCAAAAGTCCGGTATAAACCCTCTCTCTACCCTTGTCTTACGGTTTCGTCTCCCAGGCGGTGGCGGAGATGGAGGTGCCACCGGTGCCGAGTCGCGTGATTGTTATCTCAACATGTATGCTGTTAAGAAGCCGGATAAGGTTGACCCGAATGAGCAGAGGCTGTCCAAGTGGACGACCTGCTCGTTGTCGTTTGAACCCTTGAGGCATCCCTGTGTGGTGGATAGGTTGGGGAATGTGTTCAACAAGGAAGCCCTTGTGGAGGGTTTGTTGGGGAAGAAATTACCTAAGGCGTTTGGCcatatcagaggtttgaaggaTATGGTGCCGATTGAGTTATCGGTAATTCCGGGTTTGGAATCTGATAATGGTGGTGTAAGTGCTGGGGCGCGGTATCAGTGCCCGATTACTGGTTTGGAGTTTAATGGGAAGTATAGGTTCTTTGCGCTGAAGACTTGTGGGCATGTGTTGAGTGCCAAGGCTTTGAAGGAGGTTAAGTCCTCGGCCTGCCTTGTTTGTCACGAGGGATTCAAGGAGGAAGATAAGATCCCCATTAATGGAAGCGAAGAAGAGGTGGCCGCGTTGAGAGAGAGGATGGAAGAGGAAAGGGCAAAATTGAGGGAGAAGAAGGCAAAGAAGGTGAAGAATGGAGAAGTAGGGGTAAATGGGGACGAGGATGTTTATTTGGATTCAAGGTTGAGTGGGAAAAAGCATGGTATTGATGCTAAGGCAGTGGGAAGAGTTGATGctaaaatggaaaagaatggGAAAGCTGTGAATGGTGGGGTTGTTGTTAAGGGCGAGATTAGTGGTGTGAAACGGCTCAAAGCTGCTCAGGTCCCACCCAATGCTACCAAGGAAGTTTATGCATCCATCTTCACCTCTTCGAGGAAGTCAGaatttaaagaaacatatatGTGCAGATCTCTCCCTCTTGGTAGGAACTAG
- the LOC100248407 gene encoding probable CCR4-associated factor 1 homolog 7 — MSDVLVNDTFHIRDVWDDNLEDEIRLIRGLLDDYPYIAMDTEFPGVVLRSVGNFKNNNEYNFQTLKTNVDLLKLIQLGLTFSDEHGNFPTCGTERYCVWQFNFREFNLNEDVFAHDSIELLKQSGIDFKKNNEKGVDARRFSELLMSSGIVLNESVHWVTFHSGYDFGYLLKLLTSQNLPETQAGFFELIRIYFPILYDIKHLMKFCNSLHGGLNKLAELLGVERIGSCHQAGSDSLLTCCTFMKLKKDFFNGSPEKYAGVLYGLGVESG; from the coding sequence ATGTCGGATGTGCTCGTGAATGATACGTTTCATATCAGGGACGTTTGGGATGATAATCTTGAAGATGAGATTCGATTGATTCGTGGACTTTTAGATGATTACCCTTACATAGCTATGGATACCGAGTTTCCCGGTGTTGTACTTCGTTCAGTAGGGAATTTCAAGAACAACAATGAGTATAATTTTCAGACCCTGAAGACCAACGTTGatcttttgaagttgattcaattgGGTCTTACATTTTCTGATGAACATGGAAATTTTCCCACCTGTGGAACTGAAAGGTATTGCGTATGGCAATTTAATTTCCGGGAGTTTAACCTCAACGAGGATGTGTTTGCTCATGACTCCATCGAACTGTTAAAGCAGAGTGGTATCGATTTTAAGAAGAACAATGAAAAAGGTGTGGATGCACGTCGGTTTAGTGAATTGCTAATGTCTTCAGGAATCGTATTGAATGAGAGTGTGCATTGGGTTACATTTCATAGTGGGTATGATTTTGGCTACTTGCTGAAGCTACTTACTTCCCAGAATCTGCCCGAGACACAGGCCGGTTTCTTTGAGCTGATCAGAATATACTTCCCTATACTTTATGATATCAAGCATCTCATGAAGTTCTGTAATAGCCTTCATGGTGGGTTGAACAAGCTCGCAGAGCTGTTGGGTGTTGAGAGAATTGGTTCTTGTCATCAAGCTGGTTCGGATAGTTTGCTCACATGTTGTAcattcatgaaattgaaaaaagatTTCTTTAATGGGTCTCCTGAGAAATATGCTGGTGTGTTGTATGGTCTTGGTGTTGAGAGTGGATGA
- the LOC100265590 gene encoding small ribosomal subunit protein eS12 isoform X1, translating into MSGDEAVVVEAAAAPPLGETLDLMTALQLVLRKSLAHGGLVRGLHEGAKVIEKHAAQLCVLAEDCNQPDYIKLVKALCADHNVSLISVPSAKTLGEWAGLCKIDSEGKARKVVGCSCVVVKVQIHAWILDNVLKAVYLMAIFTENSVSRNKILIVLAIENSY; encoded by the exons ATGTCTGG AGATGAAGCTGTTGTGGTTGAGGCTGCTGCTGCCCCTCCTCTAGGTGAGACCTTGGACCTCATGACAGCCTTGCAGCTTGTCCTGAGGAAATCATTGGCTCATGGTGGACTTGTACGAGGCCTCCATGAAGGTGCTAAGGTGATTGAGAAACATGCTGCCCAGCTCTGTGTATTGGCAGAGGACTGCAACCAGCCTGACTATATTAAACTTGTCAAAGCGCTTTGTGCTGACCATAATGTCAGCCTTATATCAGTGCCTAGTGCTAAAACTCTTGGTGAATGGGCTGGT CTGTGCAAAATTGATTCTGAAGGGAAAGCAAGGAAGGTGGTCGGTTGTTCTTGTGTTGTTGTGAAGGTACAGATACATGCATGGATTCTGGATAACGTTCTAAAAGCAGTATACTTGATGGCTATTTTTACAGAAAACAGTGTGtcaaggaacaaaattctaattgTCTTAGCAATTGAAAATTCCTATTGA